A DNA window from Arachis duranensis cultivar V14167 chromosome 3, aradu.V14167.gnm2.J7QH, whole genome shotgun sequence contains the following coding sequences:
- the LOC127745423 gene encoding alkane hydroxylase MAH1-like, producing MRKTLVEEIGMEQIDHEFLRDNALSLLATGRDAISSANILEEIRANFIHKEENWFIISRVENLNKLVYLHGALCEALRLFPPIPFEYKSAVKSDILPSGDRVNTNTMVIYCQYAMGRVEQTWGEYCLEFKPQRWISEKGRKIHIPSYKFIAFQAGPRSCLGKNISFVQMKIIAIALLWNFQFEVAKGNNVSPCLSVVLDMKHGLKFKVTKRG from the exons ATGCGTAAAACTCTTGTGGAGGAAATTGGAATGGAACAAATAGATCACGAGTTTTTAAGAGATAATGCTCTTAGTCTCTTAGCAACAGGAAGGGATGCAATTAGTTCAG CCAATATCCTTGAAGAAATCAGAGCAAACTTTATACACAAGGAAGAAAATTGGTTCATCATTTCAAGGGTAGAAAATCTTAACAAGCTAGTTTACCTGCATGGAGCTTTGTGTGAAGCATTGAGACTTTTCCCTCCAATTCCTTTTGAGTACAAATCTGCAGTTAAATCTGATATACTCCCCAGTGGGGATCGTGTTAATACAAATACTATGGTAATTTATTGTCAATATGCAATGGGAAGAGTGGAACAAACATGGGGAGAATATTGCTTGGAGTTTAAGCCACAAAGGTGGATTTCTGAAAAGGGAAGAAAGATACACATACCATCTTACAAGTTCATAGCTTTTCAAGCAGGCCCAAGAAGTTGTTTGGGTAAAAATATAAGCTTTGTTCAGATGAAGATCATCGCCATTGCTTTGCTATGGAATTTTCAATTTGAGGTGGCGAAAGGGAATAATGTGTCTCCATGTCTTTCTGTTGTTCTTGACATGAAACATGGCTTGAAGTTCAAGGTTACTAAAAGAG GATAA